In Edaphobacter dinghuensis, one genomic interval encodes:
- a CDS encoding 5' nucleotidase, NT5C type, whose product MKRICVDMDEVMADAVAEHLLRYNRDYEEQLTVADLEGKWLWQVVSSDRHNALEAYLRSEDFFENLAVMPDAQRVLRRLQQNFEVFIATAAMEIPTSFAQKFRWLERHFPFISPAQIVYCGDKGILRADYLIDDNPRQLRRFKGTGILYSSPHNANVTGYKRVNNWLEVEEFFLG is encoded by the coding sequence TTGAAGCGGATTTGTGTAGACATGGATGAGGTAATGGCGGATGCGGTAGCAGAGCATCTGCTGCGTTATAACCGCGACTACGAAGAGCAGCTTACGGTTGCCGATCTTGAGGGCAAGTGGCTCTGGCAAGTGGTGTCGAGCGACCGGCACAATGCGCTCGAAGCGTATCTGCGGTCGGAGGACTTCTTCGAGAACCTTGCCGTGATGCCGGATGCACAGCGGGTGCTGAGGAGGCTGCAACAGAACTTCGAGGTGTTTATCGCCACGGCGGCGATGGAGATTCCTACCTCGTTTGCGCAGAAGTTTCGCTGGCTGGAGCGGCACTTCCCTTTTATCTCACCTGCGCAGATCGTCTATTGCGGCGATAAGGGGATTCTGCGGGCGGATTATTTGATCGACGACAATCCTCGGCAACTGCGGCGATTTAAGGGAACGGGAATTTTGTACAGTTCGCCTCATAACGCAAACGTGACCGGTTATAAACGGGTGAACAACTGGCTCGAGGTGGAAGAATTTTTTCTTGGATAG
- a CDS encoding LysR substrate-binding domain-containing protein: protein MDTDIELRHLRYFVAVAEELHFGRAAARLHLAQPPLSQQIRKLEEILGYALFVRTSRTVKLTAAGEAFLNSARRTLRNVRDDMEEARSIGRGDVGSLRVGFIGSGMLTPLPAMLGQYRRQYPRVQLQLRETYTSGVVQSLSKGTLDAGFLRDGDPTEGIVTETLFSEPFVAVVPHTHPLASRTGISAAQLRDEPFVYFSPTAGTLAYEKSISLCEEHGFRPRIVQEAPQWLTILRLVGAGLGVTIAPACVRQIVAPNIVCLNLHGAKVNSDIELAYQATESRAIVKAFAEIARASFRAAVRDSKDKARNKAGNNSLL from the coding sequence ATGGATACCGACATCGAGCTGCGCCACCTCCGCTACTTCGTTGCTGTTGCCGAGGAGCTTCATTTCGGTCGCGCCGCCGCGCGGCTGCATCTTGCCCAGCCGCCGCTGTCGCAACAGATCCGCAAGCTCGAAGAGATCCTCGGTTATGCCCTCTTCGTACGCACCTCGCGCACAGTCAAGCTCACCGCCGCCGGCGAGGCTTTTCTCAACAGCGCCCGGCGCACCCTGCGCAACGTCAGAGATGACATGGAAGAGGCCCGCAGCATTGGCCGCGGCGATGTCGGCTCTCTGCGTGTCGGCTTCATCGGCTCCGGCATGTTGACGCCGCTGCCTGCCATGCTGGGCCAGTACCGCAGGCAATATCCGCGCGTGCAGTTGCAGTTGCGCGAGACCTACACCTCAGGCGTCGTGCAGTCTCTCAGCAAAGGCACGCTGGACGCAGGCTTCCTGCGCGACGGCGACCCCACCGAAGGCATCGTCACTGAGACCCTCTTCTCCGAGCCCTTCGTCGCTGTTGTTCCGCACACGCATCCACTGGCCTCGCGGACCGGCATCTCAGCTGCCCAGCTGCGCGACGAGCCCTTCGTCTACTTCTCGCCCACCGCGGGCACGCTCGCCTACGAAAAATCGATCTCGCTCTGCGAAGAGCACGGCTTCCGTCCGCGCATCGTGCAGGAGGCGCCGCAGTGGCTTACCATCCTGCGACTGGTCGGCGCTGGCCTTGGGGTCACCATCGCACCGGCCTGTGTCCGGCAGATCGTTGCGCCTAACATCGTCTGCCTCAACCTGCACGGCGCAAAGGTAAACAGCGATATCGAGCTCGCATACCAGGCCACCGAAAGCCGCGCCATCGTCAAGGCATTCGCAGAGATCGCCCGCGCCAGCTTCCGCGCCGCCGTCCGCGACTCAAAGGACAAGGCACGCAACAAAGCCGGGAATAATTCTCTGCTTTAG
- a CDS encoding GNAT family N-acetyltransferase, translating into MPLAFDLADIPDNALRENASMPAGTIQMRPFKLSDAAAFRALNEAWIDKYFGLEEPDRELLGNPIGHIIEPGGFIYMACIDGRAVGCCALIPEEAGVYQVAKMAVDEQHRGRGIGRKLLTHVIEHARAAGATLLTLESSNKLTSAVHLYESLGFRHLPPRPSPFARANVFMELSLTQKRD; encoded by the coding sequence ATGCCGCTCGCCTTCGACCTCGCCGACATACCTGACAACGCTTTGAGAGAGAATGCTTCCATGCCTGCCGGGACCATTCAGATGCGCCCGTTCAAGCTATCGGATGCAGCGGCATTTCGTGCGTTGAACGAGGCATGGATCGATAAATACTTTGGGCTGGAAGAGCCGGATCGCGAACTGCTGGGGAATCCGATCGGCCACATCATCGAACCGGGTGGATTCATCTATATGGCCTGCATCGATGGGCGTGCTGTGGGCTGTTGCGCGCTGATTCCGGAGGAAGCAGGTGTCTACCAGGTGGCCAAGATGGCCGTCGACGAGCAGCATCGCGGGCGTGGAATCGGCCGCAAGCTGCTGACCCACGTCATTGAACACGCACGCGCAGCCGGAGCGACACTGTTGACGCTCGAGAGCAGCAATAAGCTGACCAGCGCCGTACATCTCTACGAATCATTAGGATTCCGGCATTTGCCGCCAAGGCCGTCGCCGTTTGCGAGAGCGAATGTATTCATGGAACTTTCGCTCACGCAGAAGCGCGATTGA
- a CDS encoding DUF2251 domain-containing protein produces the protein MQSLSFTPGLAFLSVNSPIVPWTVVFEDEGIAGYFYACDRSQEKHEHSILDAMLIYNVAALAKSDAQLQRPEPERIATVDWSRDGLQAVLYLDGTAQALYDFQARCGYCRMDFPNFMAEQGDTWRKSTHAWSEEALQRFESALYV, from the coding sequence ATGCAGTCGCTTTCCTTTACCCCCGGTCTGGCCTTTCTCTCCGTCAACTCGCCCATCGTTCCCTGGACGGTCGTATTCGAGGACGAGGGCATCGCCGGCTACTTCTACGCCTGCGACCGCTCGCAGGAAAAACACGAGCACAGCATCCTCGATGCCATGCTCATCTACAACGTCGCCGCCTTAGCCAAGAGCGATGCGCAGCTCCAGCGGCCCGAGCCCGAGCGTATCGCCACCGTCGATTGGTCACGCGACGGCCTCCAGGCGGTCCTCTACCTCGACGGAACCGCCCAGGCGCTCTATGACTTTCAGGCTCGCTGCGGCTACTGCCGCATGGATTTTCCCAACTTCATGGCAGAGCAGGGCGACACTTGGCGCAAGTCCACCCACGCCTGGTCCGAAGAGGCGCTGCAACGCTTCGAGTCCGCGCTCTACGTCTAA
- a CDS encoding L,D-transpeptidase family protein, with the protein MMRVSFRRVGTACVLGALLLASGCRRHRKSTSAENTTDYAGNLQALVATKKLPSLRWPNFSDYQTAITTFYDDRNYELAWTRDGRPTATALAFIEQFKDAATKGLNPEDYDASLWAGRVQKLSGKSADAISEFDVAMTVNVMRYISDLRIGRVNPSHFNFDINVQSKKYNLAEFVSDHVVDATDVPKLIAGVEPDSEQYRQTEAALAHYLDLAKQQQDDDAQPLPMVEKAVTVGEHYSAAPELLKRLQLECDVVTADDSDSDGDSDKSSDDQDNRPVPHVFTKKLSEAVKHYQHRHGIEENGKLGPQTITSLNVPLSQRVTQLQDALERWRWLPDQYVNAPLIVNLPEFVLRGYTPDHQLDFKMKVVVGKVVGEHQTPVFAHMMRYLVFRPYWNVPVDIAKKELAPHVAVDPGYLEKHNFEVTNGKHQVLTHYTAKQVGQGGVLVREKPGPKNSLGLVKFMFPNQYDIYLHSTPAPYLFDRSRRDFSHGCIRVQKPADLAVWVLNGQPDKDKQPWDMDKVQAAFNDQTQNNRTVLLKTPIPIVIFYVTAEVEDDGEVHFFDDIYGYDADLQTVLAKGPPYPVKPEPVVPKTNDGDTA; encoded by the coding sequence ATGATGAGAGTTTCGTTTCGCCGGGTGGGTACTGCGTGTGTTCTTGGGGCTTTGCTATTAGCGAGTGGATGCCGCCGGCATCGCAAGTCGACCTCGGCTGAAAATACGACGGACTATGCGGGCAATCTGCAGGCGCTGGTGGCGACGAAGAAGCTGCCCAGCCTGCGCTGGCCGAACTTCTCCGACTATCAGACAGCGATCACTACGTTCTATGACGATCGCAACTATGAACTGGCGTGGACGCGCGACGGCAGGCCGACGGCGACTGCGCTGGCCTTTATCGAGCAGTTCAAGGATGCCGCGACGAAGGGGCTGAATCCGGAGGACTACGACGCTTCGCTATGGGCAGGACGGGTGCAGAAGCTTTCGGGGAAGTCGGCGGATGCGATCTCGGAGTTTGATGTTGCGATGACAGTGAACGTGATGCGCTACATCTCCGACCTGCGGATCGGGCGGGTGAATCCATCGCACTTCAACTTTGACATCAATGTGCAGTCGAAGAAGTACAACCTGGCGGAGTTTGTCTCCGACCATGTTGTGGATGCGACCGATGTGCCGAAGCTGATTGCCGGAGTCGAGCCGGATTCGGAGCAGTATCGGCAGACAGAGGCTGCGCTGGCACATTATCTCGATCTGGCAAAGCAGCAACAGGACGATGATGCGCAGCCGCTGCCGATGGTCGAGAAGGCAGTGACCGTTGGGGAGCACTACTCGGCAGCTCCGGAGTTGCTGAAGCGACTGCAACTGGAGTGCGATGTCGTTACCGCTGACGATTCTGACAGCGACGGAGATTCCGATAAGAGTTCCGATGACCAGGACAACAGGCCGGTACCGCATGTCTTTACCAAAAAGCTTTCAGAGGCGGTGAAGCACTATCAGCATCGGCATGGAATTGAAGAGAACGGCAAGCTCGGACCACAGACGATTACGTCGTTGAACGTTCCGCTGAGCCAGCGTGTGACGCAGTTGCAGGATGCGCTGGAGCGCTGGCGGTGGCTGCCGGACCAGTATGTGAATGCTCCGTTGATCGTGAATCTGCCGGAGTTTGTGCTGCGCGGATATACGCCCGATCATCAGCTCGACTTCAAGATGAAGGTGGTGGTGGGCAAGGTGGTCGGCGAGCACCAGACGCCAGTGTTTGCGCACATGATGCGGTATCTGGTGTTTCGGCCTTACTGGAATGTTCCGGTTGATATCGCGAAGAAGGAGCTGGCTCCGCATGTAGCGGTGGACCCCGGCTATCTGGAGAAGCATAACTTCGAGGTGACCAACGGCAAGCACCAGGTGCTGACGCACTATACGGCCAAACAGGTAGGCCAGGGTGGCGTGCTGGTGCGGGAGAAGCCGGGGCCGAAGAACTCGCTTGGGCTTGTGAAGTTCATGTTCCCCAATCAGTACGATATCTATCTGCACTCGACGCCTGCGCCGTACTTGTTCGACCGCTCGCGGCGCGACTTCAGCCATGGCTGCATTCGCGTGCAGAAGCCGGCTGATCTGGCGGTGTGGGTGCTGAACGGCCAGCCGGACAAGGACAAGCAGCCGTGGGACATGGACAAGGTTCAAGCCGCGTTTAATGACCAGACGCAGAATAATCGGACAGTATTGTTGAAGACGCCGATTCCGATTGTGATCTTTTATGTGACGGCTGAGGTGGAAGACGACGGCGAGGTGCACTTCTTCGACGACATCTATGGCTATGACGCCGATCTGCAGACCGTGCTGGCAAAGGGACCACCGTATCCGGTGAAGCCGGAGCCGGTGGTCCCCAAGACCAACGATGGAGATACGGCTTAG
- a CDS encoding TonB-dependent receptor, which yields MKLHRAFSFFAILVLFSASAFAQIAADLRGRVLDSSGAAVAHAQVELTESSTNLHQTAVSSNEGDYVFTHLNPGSYRLEVTAPGFKHLSRTGVTMIVGQTVSVDLALTPGGDQQTVTVNSDAPVLQAETSNIQTNIAGKTVVAMPLNTRNFVQLSTLAPGVELPPGTLLPRINGGRPRTNEYLFDGISALQPEPGQVAFFPILDDIQEFTVETDNVPAEFGRFNGGVVNVATRAGSNAFHGSLFEFFRNENLNARNYFASTSARKPEYRRNLFGATLGGPILHDRLFFFTDYQGVKQLIGVTRISTIPTLAERQGIFTGVSKIYDPSSTTVVGGKYVRQEFPNDVINTPLDPAAKALLARFPTPTNLTAAANNYTRTANDADHQNQFDIRIDGALGTKDRAFGRYSYYNEVEQPVTPLPDGSGLISGSVLGTGGVPGLSNVLGQQAVFNETHTFSPRLLNDFRLGYTRRGNTIVGTSLENTASAALGIPGIPTNAAFNNALPLFTFTGFQQLGPSASTFAQYQTAVWQPLETVVFTKGRHAFKAGFDFRWYQLNAISPPNPTGSFAFTTTGTNQQGLTNSGNAVASFLLGQVDTFQIDLQQNKIRPRDHIEEYFVQDDWKASDRLTLNIGARWTLHFPSTEKTNQGAVFNLQTQQLDYLGQNGNSRSARELHYTNVAPRIGFTYLATPKTVVRSGFGIVFIDQSGITTPFTTPQFPFIQNVQQKTQDSVNAAFALSNGPSVEPIPFTPDAGLGQSVYTVNKTAGSGYVQQWNLAVQREITSNLSAEIAYVGSHIVHVGIPDSNLNQLTASQLSQGSSLLTQVANPYYGQLPSSSSIGGKTVSEAQLLKPYPRFLNIATYRNNSGTTNYNAIEGKVEQRFSHGVSLLFAYTHSKLIDDASSVFSSTVLSSPNSSSLVAADTFRPYLERDSSNGDMPNVTSFSGIYDLPVGRGHSFASSGVGNALLGGWTLNTILSLQSGMPVTVTQATNNNAFAGFALQRPNLVGKPNLPAAQRTPAKFFNTKAFATVPQFVIGDASRNPVRGPAYRDLDIALIKHTTLPGETDMEFRGEIFNITNTPEFSQPNGSFGSAAFGSITSTTTDPRVVQFAIRLSR from the coding sequence ATGAAGCTTCATCGTGCTTTTTCTTTTTTTGCCATCTTGGTTCTATTCAGCGCATCGGCGTTCGCTCAGATTGCCGCCGATCTTCGCGGCCGTGTACTCGACTCTTCGGGCGCGGCCGTGGCCCATGCACAGGTCGAGTTAACCGAGTCCTCGACCAATCTGCACCAGACCGCCGTTAGCTCCAACGAAGGCGATTACGTCTTTACCCACCTCAACCCCGGCTCCTATCGCCTCGAGGTCACTGCCCCCGGCTTCAAGCATCTCAGCCGAACTGGCGTCACCATGATCGTGGGCCAGACTGTAAGCGTCGATCTCGCCTTGACTCCTGGCGGCGATCAGCAGACCGTGACCGTCAATAGCGACGCTCCCGTGCTGCAGGCCGAGACAAGCAATATTCAGACCAATATCGCGGGCAAGACCGTCGTTGCCATGCCTCTGAACACACGTAACTTTGTCCAACTTTCGACGCTCGCCCCCGGCGTCGAGCTGCCGCCGGGCACGCTGCTGCCGCGCATCAACGGCGGACGCCCCCGTACCAATGAGTATCTCTTCGACGGCATCTCCGCGTTGCAGCCCGAGCCCGGCCAGGTCGCCTTCTTTCCTATCCTCGACGATATTCAGGAATTCACGGTCGAGACCGACAATGTCCCGGCAGAGTTCGGCCGCTTCAATGGCGGCGTCGTCAACGTAGCCACGCGAGCCGGCTCCAATGCCTTTCACGGCAGCCTCTTCGAGTTCTTCCGCAACGAGAACCTGAACGCGCGCAACTATTTTGCATCAACGTCGGCACGCAAGCCGGAGTACCGGCGCAACCTCTTCGGCGCGACCCTCGGCGGCCCGATACTGCATGACCGCCTCTTCTTCTTCACCGACTATCAGGGTGTCAAGCAGCTTATCGGCGTCACGCGCATCTCCACGATCCCAACCCTCGCCGAGCGGCAAGGCATCTTCACCGGCGTCTCGAAGATCTATGATCCATCCTCGACGACCGTGGTAGGTGGAAAGTATGTTCGGCAGGAGTTTCCCAACGACGTCATCAATACTCCGCTCGATCCGGCAGCGAAGGCCCTACTCGCTCGTTTTCCCACGCCTACCAATCTCACCGCAGCAGCGAATAACTACACCCGCACCGCAAACGATGCCGACCATCAGAACCAGTTCGATATCCGCATCGACGGCGCCCTCGGCACCAAGGATCGCGCCTTTGGCCGCTACTCTTACTACAACGAAGTCGAGCAGCCGGTAACGCCTTTGCCTGACGGCAGCGGCCTCATCAGCGGATCGGTGCTCGGCACCGGCGGAGTTCCGGGACTCTCCAATGTGTTGGGCCAGCAGGCCGTCTTCAACGAGACCCATACTTTTTCTCCGCGCCTGCTAAACGACTTCAGGCTGGGATATACGCGCCGCGGCAACACCATTGTCGGAACAAGTCTCGAAAATACGGCATCCGCTGCGCTCGGCATCCCCGGCATTCCCACCAACGCAGCCTTCAACAACGCTCTGCCGCTGTTCACCTTTACCGGCTTTCAGCAGCTTGGTCCATCGGCCAGCACCTTCGCTCAATACCAAACAGCGGTGTGGCAGCCGCTGGAGACAGTCGTCTTTACTAAGGGCCGCCATGCGTTCAAAGCTGGCTTCGACTTCCGCTGGTATCAACTCAACGCCATCTCCCCACCCAACCCCACCGGCTCGTTTGCCTTCACCACAACAGGTACCAATCAACAGGGGCTGACCAATAGCGGCAACGCTGTCGCCAGCTTTCTTCTCGGTCAGGTCGATACCTTCCAGATCGATCTGCAGCAGAACAAGATTCGCCCCCGCGATCATATCGAGGAGTACTTCGTTCAGGACGACTGGAAGGCATCTGACCGTCTGACCCTCAACATCGGCGCGCGCTGGACGCTTCACTTCCCGTCAACCGAGAAGACCAATCAGGGTGCCGTCTTCAATCTGCAAACCCAGCAACTCGATTACCTCGGCCAGAATGGAAACTCGCGCAGCGCCCGTGAGCTTCACTACACCAACGTCGCTCCGCGCATCGGCTTCACCTATCTGGCAACGCCCAAGACCGTAGTTCGCTCCGGGTTCGGCATCGTCTTCATCGATCAGTCCGGAATCACCACGCCCTTCACCACTCCGCAGTTTCCCTTTATCCAGAACGTGCAGCAGAAGACGCAGGACAGCGTGAATGCCGCCTTCGCGCTCTCCAACGGGCCTTCCGTCGAGCCCATTCCATTCACGCCTGATGCAGGGCTGGGTCAGAGTGTTTATACCGTCAACAAAACCGCGGGCTCAGGCTATGTGCAGCAATGGAACCTCGCTGTGCAGCGCGAGATTACTAGCAACCTCTCGGCCGAGATCGCCTACGTCGGCTCGCACATCGTCCACGTCGGCATTCCCGACTCGAACCTCAACCAGCTCACAGCATCGCAGCTCTCGCAGGGATCGTCGCTGCTGACTCAGGTTGCCAATCCTTACTACGGACAGTTGCCGTCATCCAGTTCGATCGGTGGCAAGACCGTAAGCGAGGCCCAGCTCCTCAAGCCGTATCCACGCTTCCTGAACATTGCAACCTATCGCAACAACAGCGGCACAACCAACTACAACGCCATCGAAGGCAAGGTCGAGCAGCGCTTCTCGCACGGCGTCTCTCTGCTGTTCGCCTATACGCACTCCAAGTTGATTGACGATGCTTCGTCCGTCTTCTCTTCCACTGTGCTCTCTTCACCCAACAGCAGCAGCCTCGTCGCTGCCGATACCTTCCGGCCATATCTCGAACGCGACTCGTCCAACGGTGACATGCCCAACGTCACCTCGTTCAGCGGCATCTACGATCTTCCGGTTGGTCGTGGTCACAGTTTCGCTTCCTCAGGAGTGGGCAACGCGCTGCTCGGTGGCTGGACACTCAACACCATCTTGTCGCTGCAATCAGGAATGCCCGTGACCGTGACTCAGGCGACCAACAACAACGCCTTTGCAGGCTTCGCGCTGCAACGGCCCAACCTCGTCGGCAAACCGAATCTACCAGCCGCCCAGCGGACTCCGGCGAAGTTCTTCAACACCAAAGCCTTTGCCACTGTACCTCAGTTCGTCATCGGCGACGCATCACGCAATCCTGTACGCGGGCCAGCCTACCGTGATCTCGATATCGCGCTCATCAAGCACACCACACTGCCCGGCGAGACTGATATGGAGTTCCGTGGCGAGATCTTCAACATCACCAACACGCCGGAGTTTTCACAGCCGAACGGAAGCTTCGGTTCAGCCGCCTTCGGCAGCATCACCAGCACAACTACCGATCCGCGCGTCGTGCAATTCGCGATTCGCCTCAGCCGGTAG
- a CDS encoding helix-turn-helix transcriptional regulator — translation MATTSHMLTPREAARLLGISYPTIKQWILGGKLKTVQTPGGHHRIAEATLRPFLAKDSAKPELKSRERYRRVSGRNQLPGKVVSIRIEGLLAEVVLAVGDSHVTAIITANAVRELQLKKGDTAAALIKSTDVMIERLDELP, via the coding sequence ATGGCAACGACGAGCCACATGTTGACCCCGCGCGAGGCCGCACGGCTGCTGGGCATCAGCTATCCGACGATCAAGCAATGGATCCTCGGTGGCAAGCTGAAGACCGTCCAGACTCCGGGCGGCCATCATCGTATCGCCGAGGCCACGCTACGACCCTTCCTTGCTAAAGACAGCGCAAAGCCGGAGCTGAAGTCGCGCGAGCGCTACCGGCGCGTCAGTGGAAGAAACCAGCTTCCGGGCAAGGTCGTCAGTATCCGCATCGAGGGCCTGCTTGCCGAGGTCGTCCTTGCCGTGGGCGACTCGCACGTAACGGCCATCATTACGGCAAACGCCGTGCGGGAGCTTCAATTGAAAAAGGGCGACACCGCAGCGGCTCTCATCAAGTCCACCGACGTAATGATCGAGCGGCTCGACGAACTTCCATAG
- a CDS encoding MGH1-like glycoside hydrolase domain-containing protein, whose amino-acid sequence MMQPTKRSLPRRDFLKLTALTTGASLVPSLALAEAAKPAASPAPPAFPSNDPRWQRTWDAAIAALTGNIHTMPRYPHPVLVEGSVYPGIWQECAPQEGLVYGTLSQYITPASKDEEPLKVARNNHMAFFALQRPDGQLPASVKLADPIQNPGGYGQLQMVVPIAATAWELSQLTGDDELLVAAYMACSRWDAWLRQYRDTRKTGLVEGFCTYDTGHDNSPRWKGIPNRCPDADARKCPDLPTMPRLCPDLSATVYGGRVALAQMAKALAKHNEADRWEQDAETIRRLIIDKLYDPKDAAFYDLDAQNNFVRVRGDVITRVLGEHVLKPSDPKDAAIFEAVWTRQIHNPKAFWAPYPLPSIAMDDPSFVRPIPRNSWGGATQALTALRAPRWMTYYGKQAELNHLMMQWCEAISCHTEFRQQMDPLTGDFTQADPSGYSPAALAYLDFIHRLSKSAV is encoded by the coding sequence ATGATGCAGCCGACCAAGCGCTCACTCCCTCGCAGAGACTTTCTTAAACTGACCGCGCTTACCACCGGGGCAAGCCTTGTTCCGTCTCTCGCTCTTGCCGAAGCTGCCAAACCTGCAGCTTCTCCCGCGCCTCCAGCCTTCCCCAGTAACGATCCACGTTGGCAACGCACCTGGGACGCCGCAATCGCCGCGCTTACCGGCAATATTCACACCATGCCTCGCTATCCGCACCCCGTGCTCGTTGAAGGCAGCGTCTATCCCGGCATCTGGCAGGAGTGCGCTCCGCAGGAGGGTCTTGTCTACGGCACGCTGAGTCAATACATCACTCCGGCCTCCAAAGACGAAGAGCCGCTGAAGGTGGCCCGCAACAACCATATGGCCTTCTTCGCGCTGCAGCGTCCCGACGGCCAACTGCCTGCCTCGGTCAAGTTGGCCGATCCCATTCAGAACCCAGGTGGCTACGGTCAGCTTCAGATGGTCGTCCCTATCGCCGCGACTGCGTGGGAACTGTCGCAACTCACCGGCGACGACGAGCTGCTAGTCGCCGCCTACATGGCGTGCAGCCGCTGGGATGCATGGCTGCGTCAGTATCGCGACACCCGCAAGACCGGCCTGGTCGAAGGCTTCTGCACCTACGACACCGGCCATGACAACAGCCCGCGTTGGAAGGGCATTCCCAATCGTTGTCCCGATGCTGATGCGCGCAAGTGCCCCGATCTGCCGACGATGCCGCGGCTATGCCCAGACCTTTCGGCTACCGTTTACGGTGGGCGCGTTGCACTCGCGCAGATGGCCAAAGCCCTTGCCAAACACAATGAAGCCGACCGTTGGGAGCAAGACGCGGAGACGATCCGCCGCCTCATCATCGACAAGCTCTACGATCCCAAGGATGCAGCCTTCTATGACCTCGACGCGCAGAATAACTTTGTCCGCGTACGCGGCGACGTCATCACCCGCGTGCTCGGCGAGCATGTGCTCAAGCCCTCCGATCCCAAAGACGCCGCTATCTTCGAAGCCGTCTGGACGCGCCAGATCCACAACCCCAAGGCCTTCTGGGCGCCGTATCCGCTGCCGTCCATCGCGATGGACGATCCCAGCTTCGTCCGTCCTATTCCGCGCAACAGTTGGGGAGGAGCAACGCAGGCGCTCACCGCTCTGCGTGCGCCGCGCTGGATGACTTACTACGGCAAGCAGGCCGAGCTGAATCACCTGATGATGCAGTGGTGCGAGGCCATCAGCTGCCACACAGAGTTTCGTCAGCAGATGGACCCGCTCACCGGAGACTTCACTCAAGCCGATCCCAGCGGCTACTCGCCCGCAGCGCTCGCCTACCTCGACTTCATCCATCGGCTCAGCAAATCTGCCGTATGA
- a CDS encoding A/G-specific adenine glycosylase: MREHGKAEHANDPVPAPKIIEEPELDASLFRRKLMTWYRSHARELPWRGVNDPYRTWVSEVMLQQTRVAAVIEHYERFLQRFPSMLALALAPEPEVLAAWSGLGYYRRARMLHRAAKFVTSELGGVLPDTSTALRTLPGIGEYTAAAIASIAFGESIAVVDGNVERVLLRLTGLPEENSATARAFVREQAAMLVPRRRVAPQHNAAGDHNQAMMELGATICLPRSPLCLHCPVYSMCKTRGEHLTQPRVVQRSQPAAYLLSLRKSGTATEVLLEQRDAKASLMAGMYELPPLPQDALEGREPILRLRHSITNTNYYVQVFAARGPQDRGLRKAVPAAKADLHWTRTSKLNSVPLTGLARKVLQRLDVMAVQPLQMPDESIAESSQARF; encoded by the coding sequence ATGCGTGAACATGGAAAGGCCGAGCACGCGAACGATCCCGTGCCGGCACCGAAGATCATCGAAGAGCCGGAGCTGGATGCTTCCCTCTTTCGGCGCAAGTTGATGACGTGGTATCGCAGCCACGCTCGTGAGCTGCCCTGGCGCGGCGTCAACGATCCGTATCGCACTTGGGTGTCGGAGGTGATGCTGCAACAGACACGAGTCGCTGCGGTAATCGAACACTACGAGAGATTTCTGCAGCGGTTTCCCTCCATGCTGGCGCTGGCGCTGGCGCCGGAGCCGGAGGTGCTGGCTGCGTGGTCGGGGTTGGGCTACTATCGCCGTGCACGTATGCTGCATCGGGCGGCAAAGTTTGTGACCTCGGAGCTGGGCGGTGTATTGCCTGATACTTCGACCGCGCTGCGCACGCTGCCCGGCATCGGCGAATATACCGCCGCGGCGATTGCGAGCATCGCGTTTGGCGAGAGCATCGCCGTCGTCGACGGTAATGTAGAGCGCGTACTGTTGCGTCTGACCGGATTGCCCGAGGAAAACTCCGCCACGGCGCGAGCGTTTGTGCGCGAGCAGGCCGCGATGCTGGTGCCCCGGCGTCGTGTCGCTCCGCAGCACAATGCAGCGGGAGATCACAACCAAGCCATGATGGAGCTTGGCGCGACGATATGCCTGCCACGGTCGCCGCTTTGCCTGCACTGCCCCGTCTATTCGATGTGCAAGACTCGCGGCGAACATCTGACCCAGCCGCGTGTCGTGCAGCGCAGCCAACCGGCGGCTTATCTGTTGAGCCTGCGAAAGAGCGGCACGGCAACTGAGGTTCTTCTGGAACAGCGTGACGCAAAGGCGAGCCTGATGGCAGGAATGTACGAACTGCCTCCGCTGCCGCAGGACGCGCTGGAAGGACGCGAGCCTATATTGCGCCTGCGTCACTCGATTACGAATACGAACTACTATGTCCAGGTGTTTGCCGCGCGCGGTCCGCAGGACCGTGGTCTGCGCAAGGCGGTTCCAGCGGCAAAAGCCGACCTGCATTGGACCAGGACAAGTAAATTAAATTCTGTGCCGCTGACCGGTCTAGCACGTAAGGTGCTACAACGGCTGGATGTGATGGCGGTGCAGCCGCTGCAGATGCCGGACGAGTCGATTGCGGAGAGCTCGCAGGCAAGATTTTAA